In Melitaea cinxia chromosome 11, ilMelCinx1.1, whole genome shotgun sequence, a genomic segment contains:
- the LOC123657970 gene encoding uncharacterized protein LOC123657970, which produces TQTIVKGKAKLTDRILNQRPGYSIMANEFTLCTWNLRTLYRPAGLQLLCQQLANHRADITAVQELRWLGHGIVNKSDFAVYYSCNEKDHTFGTGFVVSKRLKHLVIDFQPINERMCKIRLKGKFQNYTIINVHAPTEDTDLEEKERWYSDVEGVYSKSPKGDIKIIIGDMNAKVGRESMYRATIGSHSLHETSNDNGIRLIDLATSLGMVIGSTRFPHKNIHKITWVSADNVTRNQIDHILIDGRHCSNLLDVRSHRGANIDSDHHLVVCKIRARISRYKYTKTVRTKKIDTTRLKSEQDVRHKYMDTVNRELMKVGERNSNSIGDPDSTWRKLKEVLYKAAGEILGFEEKLKRNDWFDNECQKVTNEKNDAYRLMQQKYTRRRREDYKERRRREKHLHKKKKRSYEEQKLREIASSYTQKETRNFYNQVNRGRKEFKPRTTACRSKTGQLLNDKDEIVQRWAEYFRELLNSSVQTRPLSVPVPEFLLNDQQTDESLYPTIEDTIRAIQFSKNNKSPGIDDIQGELIKYAGTGFEKEFHHLVLQIWYDEKMPDDWNTSVICPLHKKGDILECNNYRGISLLNTGYKVFANMLFNKLKPYVESSLGEYQCGFRPNRSTIDQIFSLRQILEKTFEYNVNTHHLFVDFKAAYDNVHRSFLYQAMMEIGIPTKLVRLTEMTLRNSQSVVRVQTSVSEPFRTNDGLRQGDALSCLLFNIALDKCIRDSKIETKGTIYHKSVQILGYADDLDVIGRSLPAMESAYLALEKSAVEAGLQINMAKTKYLKASKDQQTVLQGVNIGNNTFASVNHFVYLGSLVTDNNDVSSEISRRIMAANKCYFGLLRYIRSKLLSRSIKLLLYKTLLRPILTYGSECWVLSKKDENSLLVFERKILRRIFGAVMENERWRTRYNHELYQMYDEPNIIKTIKIGRLRWAGHVLRMDEARVPKRLLEGRPEGRRSRGRPKLRWLDGVEQDIKTLGITSWRRKASNRSDWRALLDQAKAHPRL; this is translated from the coding sequence ACACAAACGATTGTGAAAGGAAAAGCAAAACTTACGGACCGGATTTTAAACCAACGACCTGGCTACTCAATAATGGCTAACGAATTTACCTTATGTACATGGAACTTAAGAACACTGTACAGACCAGCGGGCCTTCAACTTTTATGTCAACAACTTGCAAATCACAGGGCTGATATAACAGCGGTTCAGGAACTTAGATGGTTGGGACATGGCATTGTTAATAAATCAGATTTCGCCGTATATTATAGTTGTAATGAAAAAGACCATACCTTTGGAACGGGTTTCGTCGTGAGCAAACGCCTAAAACATCTTGTAATTGATTTCCAACCAATTAATGAACGTATGTGTAAAATCAGACTTAAaggtaaatttcaaaattacacAATCATTAATGTGCACGCTCCGACGGAAGATACTGACCTAGAAGAGAAGGAAAGATGGTATTCTGATGTGGAAGGCGTGTATTCTAAATCTCCCAAAGGTGACATCAAGATTATAATTGGAGATATGAATGCAAAGGTAGGAAGAGAAAGTATGTATCGAGCAACGATAGGCTCCCACAGCCTACATGAAACGTCTAACGACAATGGCATACGTCTCATTGATTTGGCAACTTCCCTAGGAATGGTCATCGGCAGCACACGCTTTCCACACAAGAATATCCATAAGATAACGTGGGTCTCCGCGGATAACGTCACCCGAAACCAAATAGACCATATTTTGATAGACGGGAGACACTGCTCTAATCTTTTAGATGTCAGAAGCCATAGAGGAGCAAACATCGACTCCGATCACCATCTTGTTGTATGCAAAATAAGAGCACGAATATCACGCTACAAGTACACCAAAACTGTAAGAACGAAAAAGATTGACACAACAAGGCTAAAGAGCGAGCAGGATGTCAGACACAAATATATGGACACAGTTAACAGGGAACTTATGAAAGTGGGCGAAAGAAATAGCAACAGCATTGGCGATCCTGATAGCACCTGGCGGAAACTTAAGGAAGTTTTATATAAGGCCGCTGGTGAGATTCTGGGATTTGAGGAAAAACTGAAGCGTAACGACTGGTTTGATAATGAATGTCAGAAGGTCACTAATGAGAAAAATGATGCGTACAGATTAATGCAACAGAAGTACACTCGCAGGCGTAGAGAAGATTATAAGGAGCGAAGAAGAAGAGAAAAACACCtacataagaaaaagaaaagatcGTACGAAGAACAAAAACTGCGGGAGATTGCATCTAGTTACACGCAAAAAGAAACTAGAAACTTCTACAACCAAGTGAATAGGGGACGGAAAGAATTCAAACCCAGAACCACAGCGTGTAGAAGTAAGACTGGACAGCTACTTAATGATAAAGATGAGATCGTTCAAAGATGGGCTGAATACTTTCGTGAGCTCCTTAACAGCTCAGTGCAGACTCGTCCACTTTCTGTACCAGTACCTGAGTTTCTACTAAACGATCAACAGACAGATGAATCTTTGTACCCCACCATAGAAGATACTATACGAGCCATTCAATtcagtaaaaataacaaatctcCGGGAATAGACGATATCCAAGGCGAGCTTATAAAGTATGCCGGAACTGGTTTCGAGAAGGAGTTTCACCACCTGGTTCTCCAGATTTGGTATGATGAAAAAATGCCTGATGATTGGAATACATCTGTTATCTGTCCCCTACATAAGAAAGGCGACATATTGGAGTGCAATAATTACCGAGGCATATCTCTCTTGAACACAGGTTATAAAGTTTTTGCCAATATGCTTTTCAATAAACTAAAGCCATATGTAGAATCCAGCTTGGGGGAGTATCAGTGTGGGTTCCGTCCAAACAGGTCCACAATAGACCAAATCTTCTCGCTTAGGCAGATCCTTGAGAAAACGTTTGAATACAACGTGAACACTCACCACCTTTTCGTAGACTTTAAGGCTGCCTATGACAATGTGCACAGAAGTTTCCTGTACCAGGCTATGATGGAGATCGGCATCCCAACAAAGCTCGTGCGCCTGACGGAGATGACTCTTAGAAACTCTCAGAGCGTTGTCAGAGTTCAAACAAGTGTATCAGAACCGTTCAGAACCAATGACGGCTTAAGACAAGGGGATGCGCTCTCGTGCCTACTGTTCAACATCGCTCTCGACAAGTGTATTCGCGACTCAAAGATCGAGACCAAAGGCACTATCTACCACAAATCCGTTCAAATTCTAGGGTATGCGGATGACCTCGATGTGATAGGAAGATCTCTACCTGCAATGGAGAGTGCATACCTTGCTCTTGAAAAATCAGCTGTGGAGGCCGGTCTTCAAATTAACATGGCTAAGACTAAGTACCTGAAAGCGTCAAAAGACCAGCAAACCGTACTACAAGGAGTTAATATTGGCAATAACACCTTCGCTAGCGTCAATCATTTCGTATACCTGGGATCCTTGGTAACCGATAACAACGATGTGTCTTCAGAAATAAGTAGAAGAATAATGGCGGCTAACAAGTGCTACTTCGGACTACTAAGATACATACGTTCGAAACTCCTTTCAAGAAGCATAAAACTTCTCTTGTACAAAACCTTACTAAGGCCCATACTCACCTACGGTTCCGAATGTTGGGTGCTGAGCAAAAAAGACGAAAATTCCTTGTTGGTATTTGAGCGGAAAATACTAAGACGCATTTTCGGAGCTGTGATGGAAAATGAGAGATGGCGAACGCGTTATAACCACGAGCTATACCAAATGTACGATGAGCCAAATATAATTAAGACCATAAAGATTGGGCGCCTGCGTTGGGCAGGGCACGTATTGCGAATGGACGAGGCCAGAGTACCCAAGCGCCTTTTAGAAGGCCGACCGGAGGGCCGCAGAAGTCGAGGAAGGCCCAAGCTCAGATGGTTGGACGGCGTCGAACAAGACATCAAGACGTTGGGAATAACAAGTTGGAGAAGGAAAGCCTCTAACAGATCGGACTGGAGAGCTTTGCTGGACCAGGCTAAGGCCCACCCGCGGCTGTAA